A portion of the Natronococcus sp. AD-5 genome contains these proteins:
- a CDS encoding precorrin-8X methylmutase: MTDGEGAFEEEYADLGATTRDAMEIAETSMDIVRQFVPDETLADRIRQKSVHSMGDIEFQHLLEFTGGDGIGDDEDAPVRAGARAVLEEATIVTDITMAKAGITSRGHDCETRKAIGNGAELAKETGMTRTAASVLELDKRGVYDGAIAVVGNAPTAAFALADCVDNGTRPAAIVATPVGFVKAEESRQRVREVSEAHDVPAITNVGRRGGSGLAAALTNELIHVATDVRTGELELDLDAETRAGNQNR, from the coding sequence ATGACTGACGGCGAAGGGGCGTTCGAAGAGGAGTACGCCGACCTCGGCGCCACCACCCGGGACGCGATGGAGATCGCCGAGACGAGCATGGACATCGTCCGGCAGTTCGTCCCCGACGAGACGCTGGCCGACCGAATCCGCCAGAAATCGGTTCACTCGATGGGCGACATCGAGTTCCAGCACCTGCTCGAGTTCACCGGCGGCGACGGGATCGGCGACGACGAGGACGCGCCGGTCCGCGCCGGCGCTCGAGCGGTGCTCGAGGAGGCGACCATCGTCACGGACATCACGATGGCCAAAGCCGGCATCACGAGCCGCGGCCACGACTGCGAGACGCGCAAAGCCATCGGCAACGGCGCCGAACTCGCCAAGGAGACGGGGATGACCCGGACCGCCGCCTCGGTGCTCGAACTCGACAAGCGGGGCGTCTACGACGGTGCCATCGCGGTCGTCGGCAACGCGCCGACGGCGGCGTTCGCCCTCGCGGACTGCGTCGATAACGGCACCCGTCCTGCCGCGATCGTCGCGACGCCGGTCGGGTTCGTCAAGGCCGAGGAGAGCCGCCAGCGCGTCCGCGAGGTCAGCGAGGCGCACGACGTGCCGGCGATCACGAACGTCGGACGGCGCGGCGGCAGCGGCCTCGCAGCCGCCTTGACGAACGAGCTGATCCACGTCGCGACGGACGTGCGGACGGGCGAGCTCGAGCTGGATCTCGACGCCGAGACTCGAGCGGGGAACCAAAACCGATGA
- a CDS encoding NADH-ubiquinone oxidoreductase-F iron-sulfur binding region domain-containing protein: MREQRGAIGQSPAVRISNSGDTAAEAILDEAREAAGKTSVVDVGPIGIPRFEPLVLATDEGTTAFYADVTNREVRTLVETLEDGEVPTDGAHAVVSHDPETGTLPRPEDGPLAVGERVVLARCGWVVPASVDDYETGDGLVSAAGDGDDAFERIDEVGLRGRGRGDGSADDPVAETWTTVRETPGEPVVVVNANEADENARMDQLLLESVPIDVLDGARLVASIVDAPDVVVYVGDEQTLARERVERAAGAMDRAVDGPNVQVVSGPDTYRAGEMTMALESLEGNDRLEARRRPPGPAEYGLFGRPTAIHTPRTLAQVRAALETPEAMETDEADPGTRLVTVAGDVESPATVELPTDGSLKTAFDAVVGDGQFKAACVGGVFGGITRDVRVSPSAGALRSSNLGTNGIVERLNHERCMVAFAGKRAKFAREGNCGRCVPGREGTKQLVELLRGIYDGDYDRGMIEELARVMRRSSICDFGQTASRPTTTAISNFDSEFTAHTEGYCPAGFCEERAATERRTEPRRPESTAHE, encoded by the coding sequence ATGCGTGAACAGAGGGGGGCCATCGGCCAGTCTCCGGCGGTTCGAATCAGCAACTCCGGGGACACCGCCGCGGAAGCGATCCTGGACGAGGCGCGCGAAGCGGCTGGGAAGACGAGCGTCGTCGACGTCGGTCCGATCGGGATACCTCGGTTCGAGCCGCTCGTTCTGGCGACCGACGAGGGAACGACCGCGTTCTACGCGGACGTCACGAACCGCGAGGTCCGGACGCTCGTCGAAACGCTCGAGGACGGAGAGGTGCCGACCGACGGGGCGCACGCGGTCGTCTCGCACGATCCCGAAACGGGGACGCTGCCGCGTCCCGAGGACGGTCCGCTCGCGGTCGGCGAGCGCGTCGTACTCGCGCGGTGCGGCTGGGTTGTCCCCGCAAGCGTCGACGATTACGAGACCGGCGACGGGCTCGTCTCTGCGGCCGGCGACGGAGACGACGCGTTCGAACGAATCGACGAGGTCGGGCTCCGCGGACGCGGGCGCGGCGACGGGAGCGCGGACGATCCGGTCGCGGAGACCTGGACGACGGTCCGGGAGACGCCGGGCGAACCGGTCGTCGTCGTCAACGCGAACGAAGCCGACGAGAACGCGCGGATGGATCAACTGCTCCTCGAGAGCGTGCCGATCGACGTTTTAGACGGCGCGCGACTCGTCGCGTCGATCGTCGACGCGCCCGACGTCGTCGTCTACGTCGGGGACGAACAGACGCTGGCGCGCGAGCGCGTCGAACGGGCGGCGGGGGCGATGGACCGCGCCGTCGACGGACCGAACGTGCAGGTCGTGAGCGGCCCCGACACGTACCGGGCCGGGGAGATGACGATGGCGCTCGAGTCCCTGGAGGGAAACGACCGACTCGAGGCGCGCCGCCGGCCGCCGGGTCCCGCGGAGTACGGGCTCTTCGGGCGACCGACCGCGATCCACACGCCCCGGACGCTCGCGCAGGTTCGGGCCGCACTCGAGACCCCCGAGGCGATGGAGACCGACGAAGCCGACCCCGGGACGCGGCTCGTGACCGTCGCGGGCGACGTCGAGTCGCCGGCGACCGTCGAACTGCCCACCGACGGATCGCTGAAAACGGCGTTCGACGCCGTCGTCGGCGACGGGCAGTTCAAAGCCGCCTGCGTCGGCGGCGTCTTCGGCGGCATCACCCGCGATGTTCGCGTGTCGCCGAGCGCGGGGGCGCTTCGCTCGTCGAACCTGGGGACGAACGGCATCGTCGAGCGGCTCAACCACGAGCGGTGTATGGTCGCGTTCGCCGGGAAGCGCGCGAAGTTCGCCCGCGAGGGAAACTGCGGGCGCTGCGTGCCCGGTCGCGAGGGGACCAAACAGCTCGTCGAACTCCTCCGGGGGATCTACGACGGCGACTACGACCGCGGCATGATCGAGGAACTCGCCCGCGTGATGCGGCGCTCGTCGATCTGCGACTTCGGCCAGACCGCCTCGCGCCCGACGACGACCGCCATTTCGAACTTTGACAGCGAGTTCACCGCCCACACCGAGGGGTACTGTCCGGCCGGCTTCTGCGAGGAACGCGCGGCGACCGAGCGCCGAACCGAACCCCGACGACCCGAATCGACCGCCCATGAGTAG
- a CDS encoding VWA domain-containing protein: MVANAGGKNLSSIPFPAIVGQSELKRVLLTVAANDDLDGALIVGEKGTAKSTAVRGLVDLLPDQRTVADCPYGCAPDDPALQCADCRDRNPDDRPVETRSVPLVTLPLGATLDRVVGTLSVEDALAGAADFDPGLLARANRGLLYVDEVNLLDDHLVDVILDAAASGVNTVERDGVSVSHPANFTLIGTMNPEEGDLRPQLRDRFALRATVEGCREIDDRVEIIDRTLARDERADPSATYADDVGRLRDELAEARDLLSSVSLPTEFKEEIAELCLEAGVDGHRGDVATARAAMTLAALEGRATVVESDVREAASYALPHRLRSTPFEDEPDLEDLLEDRFDEPPAEEGGDGETEDEESDEGESADERDDDETGTGSGGEGSDDRGDGVDTESGNDDGFGESNDGDDAESGESDSGSERRPGDAERPSDGEPSPAETGAGDGEGGDFDTDDSSEGSDENDETDEEDEEAQPLVPGQRRADIADVGEATTPDLESPAVENRNGSGAGGSRANAAPSVDNRGARVRTEPALGDGPIDAAASVRSAAARGDARVEKRDLRRAVRAGEASATIVFAVDASASMRPAMRAAKGVVLDLLRDSYEQRDEVAFVAFAGDDADVLLPPTDNVGLAARHLKELPSGDRTPLPAGLETAHDVLERAESDAAVVVLVTDGRANVADGSPTAATRRAARALRGPETRVIVVDAGDDSRAGLSELVAGETGGELVPLSSLSAETVRAAADRAANER; encoded by the coding sequence ATGGTTGCAAACGCCGGGGGCAAAAACCTGTCGTCGATCCCCTTTCCGGCGATCGTCGGACAGTCGGAGCTCAAGCGCGTCCTGCTGACCGTCGCGGCGAACGACGACCTCGACGGCGCGCTGATCGTCGGCGAGAAGGGAACCGCGAAGTCGACCGCCGTTCGAGGGCTCGTCGACCTGCTGCCCGACCAGCGGACCGTCGCGGACTGTCCGTACGGCTGTGCACCCGACGATCCGGCGCTGCAGTGTGCGGACTGTCGCGACCGTAATCCAGACGACCGCCCCGTCGAGACGCGGTCCGTTCCGCTCGTCACCCTCCCGCTGGGGGCGACTCTAGACCGGGTCGTCGGGACCCTCTCGGTCGAGGACGCGCTGGCCGGCGCGGCCGACTTCGATCCCGGCCTCCTGGCCCGCGCGAACCGGGGCCTCCTCTACGTCGACGAGGTCAATCTCCTCGACGACCACCTCGTCGACGTCATCCTCGACGCGGCCGCGAGCGGCGTCAACACGGTCGAACGGGACGGGGTGAGCGTCTCCCATCCCGCGAACTTCACGCTGATCGGGACGATGAACCCCGAGGAGGGCGACCTGCGCCCGCAGCTGCGCGATCGGTTCGCACTCCGGGCGACCGTCGAGGGCTGCCGGGAGATCGACGACCGCGTCGAGATCATCGACCGGACGCTCGCCCGCGACGAACGCGCCGACCCGTCGGCGACGTACGCCGACGACGTCGGGCGGCTTCGGGACGAGCTGGCCGAGGCCCGCGACCTGCTCTCGAGCGTCTCCCTCCCGACCGAGTTCAAAGAGGAGATCGCCGAACTCTGCCTCGAGGCCGGCGTCGACGGCCACCGCGGCGACGTGGCGACCGCCCGCGCCGCGATGACCCTCGCCGCGCTCGAGGGCCGCGCGACGGTCGTCGAGTCGGACGTCCGCGAGGCGGCGAGCTACGCGCTTCCCCATCGCCTCCGGAGTACGCCGTTCGAAGACGAACCGGACCTCGAGGACCTGCTCGAGGATCGCTTCGACGAGCCCCCTGCCGAGGAAGGAGGCGACGGGGAAACTGAGGACGAAGAATCCGACGAGGGCGAGTCTGCGGACGAGCGCGACGACGATGAGACGGGAACTGGGTCCGGCGGCGAGGGTAGTGACGACCGCGGCGACGGCGTCGATACCGAGTCCGGAAACGACGACGGGTTCGGCGAGTCGAACGATGGCGACGACGCCGAGTCGGGCGAGTCCGACTCCGGCTCCGAGCGCCGACCCGGCGACGCCGAGCGGCCGTCCGACGGCGAGCCGTCTCCCGCCGAGACCGGCGCCGGCGACGGCGAGGGCGGCGACTTCGACACCGACGATTCGAGCGAGGGTTCGGACGAGAACGACGAGACCGACGAGGAGGACGAGGAAGCCCAGCCGCTCGTTCCCGGCCAGCGGCGCGCCGACATCGCCGACGTCGGCGAGGCGACGACCCCGGACCTCGAGTCCCCGGCGGTCGAGAACCGGAACGGATCGGGAGCGGGCGGGTCGCGAGCGAACGCGGCGCCGAGCGTCGACAACCGCGGGGCTCGCGTCCGGACGGAACCCGCCTTGGGCGACGGCCCCATCGACGCGGCGGCGTCGGTTCGCTCGGCCGCGGCCCGCGGCGACGCTCGAGTCGAGAAGCGAGACCTCCGGCGGGCGGTCCGCGCCGGCGAGGCGTCGGCGACGATCGTCTTCGCCGTCGACGCCAGCGCCTCGATGCGGCCGGCGATGCGCGCCGCCAAGGGCGTCGTCCTCGACCTGCTGCGAGACAGCTACGAGCAGCGCGACGAGGTCGCGTTCGTCGCCTTCGCGGGCGACGACGCCGACGTGCTGTTACCCCCCACGGACAACGTCGGCCTCGCCGCGCGCCACCTCAAGGAGTTGCCGTCGGGCGATCGAACGCCACTTCCGGCGGGCCTCGAGACCGCACACGACGTTCTCGAGCGCGCGGAGTCGGACGCCGCGGTCGTCGTTCTCGTGACGGACGGGCGGGCGAACGTCGCCGACGGAAGCCCGACTGCGGCGACCCGGCGGGCCGCTCGCGCGTTGCGAGGACCGGAGACGCGCGTGATCGTCGTCGACGCCGGCGACGATTCCCGCGCCGGCCTCTCCGAACTGGTCGCCGGCGAAACCGGCGGGGAACTCGTCCCGCTCTCGTCGCTGTCCGCCGAAACGGTGCGCGCGGCCGCCGATCGGGCCGCAAACGAGCGGTGA
- a CDS encoding cobalt-precorrin-7 (C(5))-methyltransferase — translation MSGEYDLDAGPDPATFASGAAEPDIDEEADDPVYAVGVGPGNPEFLTPRGRRAIREADVVVGFTTVVEFVEDYTDADLLTCGYKDEAAALEEFGERVAAGERGTAVAMGDPNHSGYQFVGKVQDAAESAAPERPVRVVPGISSLQMAASRARTPMEDAEFVTLHKSGDLAADMNRLAEAVHDRHLLVLPRPFDRMPGDIAAFLLERGAEPDLEALVLEKLTHEDEEIHRFTLSELSAHAGGDGREDTPFSDLVVLAVRQSV, via the coding sequence ATGAGCGGCGAGTACGACCTCGACGCGGGGCCGGATCCGGCGACGTTCGCGTCGGGAGCCGCCGAACCCGACATCGACGAGGAGGCGGACGATCCCGTGTACGCCGTTGGCGTCGGCCCCGGAAACCCGGAGTTCCTCACGCCTCGCGGGCGGCGAGCCATCCGGGAGGCGGACGTCGTCGTCGGCTTCACGACGGTCGTGGAGTTCGTCGAGGATTACACCGACGCCGATCTGCTGACCTGTGGCTACAAGGACGAGGCCGCCGCGCTCGAGGAGTTCGGTGAGCGCGTTGCCGCCGGCGAGCGCGGGACGGCGGTCGCGATGGGCGACCCCAACCACTCGGGCTACCAGTTCGTCGGCAAGGTGCAGGATGCCGCCGAGTCCGCCGCTCCTGAACGGCCGGTTCGCGTCGTTCCGGGCATCTCCTCGCTCCAGATGGCCGCGAGCCGCGCTCGGACCCCGATGGAGGACGCGGAGTTCGTCACGCTCCACAAGAGCGGCGACCTCGCGGCCGACATGAACCGGCTCGCCGAAGCCGTCCACGATCGGCACCTCCTCGTGCTGCCGCGCCCGTTCGATCGGATGCCCGGCGACATCGCCGCCTTCCTGCTCGAGCGAGGCGCCGAGCCGGACCTCGAGGCGCTGGTACTCGAAAAGCTGACTCACGAGGACGAGGAAATTCACCGATTCACGCTCTCGGAGCTGTCGGCGCACGCCGGCGGCGACGGCCGGGAGGACACGCCGTTCTCCGATCTGGTCGTACTCGCGGTGCGACAGTCGGTGTAG
- a CDS encoding cobaltochelatase subunit CobN, whose translation MTRIGIYTATENELGSIGEAAERLEGVELVVRSESDLEDESDVESFVEELRDAAAAILWLHGAEDSMPGYDYAAGALEEASVPLIVKSTGDAFAFEDTTVAEEHRERVYDYLEKGGTINVENCCRFLAAEYEGRDLAYDEPTELPTEGVYHPDYPGAGYEELLESRDPAKPTVAVWFYESHWTHENTRYVDAQVRALEEQGANALPIFCNPATDTDEQEDAEWVTDEWLIDDAGRPTVDAVLSSFMFSLSMDERGRSASDEGQRAEDVFLDRLGVPVLQTVTTMRSRSRYQSSDTGVMGFELALSVALPEFDGNVITHPISGKERTDDEAGIGSAPKHHFPIEGRIDHATRLAVNWARLRHTPNEEKRIAVVLHNYPPSDDGIGTAFGLDSPESTVNLLEELEARNYDLGGEMPDDGRTLVEQLTSQLTLEDRWVAPEDVRDLSVDIVSPDTYAGWFESADERFQENVIEEWGEVPDRPFAVPGVEFGNVLVTVQPPRGFGMDPSKVYHDSDLQPPHDYYAFYGWLRNAFEADAVVHLGTHGSLEWLPGKTVGLDGESAPDQLVDDLPNVYPYIVNNPGEGTQAKRRSYAAIVDYLTPVMRSAGTYDELSELEELANQYREAGMEDARADDGDHLETLIREKVAELDLAVELGISGTIDEKADVRGPDEAGSTLAEGDVDGDNVDVDELVERVHEYLTDVKTTQIRLGLHTMSEPPADERLVEYLVALTRLENPGAPSLRGSVAGALGVDYETMLESPGEYDDALGMTYAEAADVVHETSLKLVETLAEHGFDVPESERDAGPDDEVNMNLLVVDLETIGDARATSGAHDDLREVLAYICEEAQPRVQGAEGEIPRTADALSGEYVPPGGSGAPTRGGVDLLPTARNFYTLDPRKVPAKPAWQVGREVAEGVLERHREESAARRAAERSSSAERSSADSHAAKPRDDGDEPEPRDGEYPEEIGVVAWGTPTVRTRGETIAQVLAMMGVEPRWTDAGRIDDVEPIPLDELDRPRIDVTTRVSGLFRDAFPAAAGVIHDAVDAVVDLDEPHEMNYVKKHVEEEQAELEADGLDESDARKAAKHRVFTTKPGGYGAGTNKAVDEGNWDDRSDLASVYVQWGGYAMGSRGRVSDAHDAFERRLSSVDATVKIEDTMEQDEFDSSDWYAFHGGFISAVSEISGEEPASYVGDSSDPDNVDVYTNEEKVRKAMRSRVLNPDWLESMEEHGYKGAGDLSTTVDVTLGWDATTGVVSDTLWAEVAEKFAFDADRQEWMRDVNPWALESITDALLEAIERDLWDADEETVDRLCDLNLEVEGDLEARTTNPAVEVADDD comes from the coding sequence ATGACACGCATCGGGATCTACACCGCGACGGAGAACGAACTCGGTTCGATCGGCGAGGCCGCCGAGCGACTCGAGGGCGTCGAACTGGTCGTCCGATCGGAGAGCGACCTCGAGGACGAATCCGACGTCGAGTCGTTCGTCGAGGAACTGCGCGACGCCGCGGCGGCGATTCTCTGGCTGCACGGCGCCGAGGATAGCATGCCCGGCTACGACTACGCCGCGGGTGCGCTCGAGGAGGCGAGCGTCCCGCTGATCGTGAAGTCGACCGGCGACGCCTTCGCCTTCGAGGACACGACGGTCGCCGAGGAGCACCGCGAGCGGGTCTACGACTACCTCGAGAAGGGCGGAACGATCAACGTCGAGAACTGCTGTCGGTTCCTCGCGGCCGAGTACGAGGGTCGCGACCTCGCGTACGACGAGCCGACCGAACTCCCGACGGAGGGCGTCTACCACCCCGACTATCCGGGAGCGGGGTACGAGGAACTGCTCGAGAGCCGTGACCCCGCGAAGCCGACGGTTGCGGTCTGGTTCTACGAATCCCACTGGACCCACGAGAACACGCGGTACGTCGACGCGCAGGTCCGGGCGCTCGAGGAGCAGGGAGCGAACGCCCTGCCGATCTTCTGTAACCCGGCGACCGATACGGACGAGCAGGAGGACGCCGAGTGGGTGACCGACGAGTGGCTCATCGACGATGCGGGCCGGCCGACCGTCGACGCCGTCCTCTCCTCGTTCATGTTCTCGCTCTCGATGGACGAGCGCGGACGCAGCGCCAGCGACGAGGGCCAGCGCGCCGAGGACGTCTTCCTCGATCGCCTCGGCGTGCCGGTGCTCCAGACGGTGACGACGATGCGCTCCCGGTCGCGGTACCAGTCGAGCGACACCGGCGTGATGGGCTTCGAACTCGCGCTCTCGGTCGCGCTGCCGGAGTTCGACGGCAACGTGATCACGCACCCGATCTCGGGCAAGGAGCGCACCGACGACGAGGCCGGCATCGGCTCCGCGCCGAAACACCACTTCCCGATCGAAGGCCGGATCGACCACGCGACGCGGCTCGCGGTCAACTGGGCGCGACTGCGACACACCCCCAACGAGGAGAAACGGATCGCCGTCGTCCTGCACAACTACCCGCCGAGCGACGACGGGATCGGGACCGCGTTCGGTCTCGATAGCCCCGAGAGCACGGTCAACCTGCTCGAGGAGCTCGAGGCCCGAAACTACGACCTCGGCGGCGAGATGCCGGACGACGGCCGGACGCTCGTCGAGCAACTCACGTCGCAACTCACGCTCGAGGACCGCTGGGTCGCGCCGGAGGACGTCCGGGACCTGTCGGTCGACATCGTCTCGCCGGATACCTACGCGGGCTGGTTCGAATCCGCAGACGAACGGTTCCAGGAAAACGTTATCGAGGAGTGGGGCGAGGTTCCGGACCGACCGTTCGCCGTTCCGGGCGTCGAATTCGGAAACGTCCTTGTGACGGTTCAGCCCCCGCGCGGCTTCGGAATGGATCCCTCGAAGGTTTACCACGACTCCGATCTCCAGCCGCCGCACGACTACTACGCCTTCTACGGCTGGCTGCGCAACGCGTTCGAGGCCGATGCGGTCGTCCACCTCGGCACGCACGGCAGCCTCGAGTGGCTCCCCGGCAAGACCGTCGGGCTCGACGGGGAAAGCGCGCCCGATCAGCTCGTGGACGACCTGCCGAACGTCTACCCCTACATCGTCAACAACCCCGGCGAGGGGACCCAGGCCAAGCGCCGTTCGTACGCGGCGATCGTCGACTACCTCACGCCCGTCATGCGGTCGGCGGGCACCTACGACGAGCTCTCGGAACTCGAGGAGCTCGCGAACCAGTACCGGGAGGCCGGGATGGAGGACGCCCGCGCCGACGACGGCGACCACCTCGAGACGCTGATCCGCGAGAAGGTCGCGGAACTCGACCTCGCCGTCGAACTCGGAATTTCGGGCACCATCGACGAGAAGGCCGACGTTCGCGGCCCCGACGAGGCGGGTTCGACGCTCGCCGAGGGCGACGTGGACGGCGACAACGTCGACGTCGACGAACTCGTCGAGCGCGTCCACGAGTACCTCACCGACGTCAAGACGACCCAGATCCGGCTCGGACTTCACACCATGTCCGAGCCGCCGGCCGACGAGCGCCTGGTCGAGTACCTCGTCGCGCTCACCCGGCTCGAGAACCCCGGCGCGCCGAGCCTGCGCGGGAGCGTCGCCGGCGCGCTCGGCGTGGATTACGAGACGATGCTCGAGTCGCCCGGCGAGTACGACGACGCGCTCGGCATGACCTACGCCGAGGCCGCCGACGTCGTCCACGAGACGAGCCTCAAACTGGTCGAGACGCTGGCCGAGCACGGCTTCGACGTCCCCGAATCCGAGCGGGACGCCGGACCGGACGACGAAGTGAACATGAACCTGCTCGTCGTCGACCTCGAGACGATCGGCGACGCGCGAGCGACGTCGGGCGCTCACGACGACCTCCGAGAAGTCCTCGCGTACATCTGCGAGGAGGCCCAGCCCCGCGTCCAGGGCGCCGAGGGCGAGATTCCCAGAACCGCGGACGCGCTCTCGGGCGAGTACGTTCCGCCGGGCGGCTCCGGCGCGCCGACCCGCGGCGGCGTCGACCTGCTGCCCACGGCGCGGAACTTCTACACGCTCGACCCGCGCAAGGTGCCCGCCAAGCCCGCCTGGCAGGTCGGGAGGGAAGTCGCGGAGGGCGTGCTCGAGCGCCACCGCGAGGAGAGCGCGGCGCGACGCGCCGCGGAACGGTCGAGTAGCGCGGAACGGAGTTCCGCGGACAGTCACGCGGCGAAGCCGCGAGACGACGGCGACGAGCCGGAGCCGCGAGACGGCGAGTACCCCGAGGAAATCGGCGTCGTCGCCTGGGGCACCCCTACCGTCCGTACCCGCGGCGAGACGATCGCGCAGGTGCTCGCGATGATGGGCGTCGAGCCGCGGTGGACCGACGCCGGCCGGATCGACGATGTCGAGCCGATTCCGCTCGATGAGCTGGATCGGCCCCGAATCGACGTGACGACGCGCGTCTCGGGACTGTTCCGCGACGCCTTCCCCGCTGCGGCGGGCGTCATCCACGACGCCGTGGACGCCGTGGTCGACCTCGACGAACCCCACGAGATGAACTACGTGAAGAAGCACGTCGAGGAGGAGCAGGCGGAACTCGAGGCGGACGGACTCGACGAATCCGACGCCCGCAAGGCGGCCAAACACCGCGTCTTCACCACGAAGCCCGGCGGCTACGGCGCCGGGACGAACAAGGCCGTCGACGAGGGCAACTGGGACGACCGCTCCGACCTCGCCTCCGTCTACGTCCAGTGGGGCGGCTACGCCATGGGCTCGAGAGGGCGCGTCTCGGACGCCCACGACGCCTTCGAACGCCGCCTCTCGAGCGTCGACGCCACCGTCAAGATCGAAGACACGATGGAGCAGGACGAGTTCGACTCCTCGGACTGGTACGCCTTCCACGGCGGATTTATCTCCGCGGTCTCCGAGATCTCGGGCGAAGAACCCGCCTCCTACGTCGGCGACTCCTCGGACCCGGACAACGTCGACGTCTACACGAACGAGGAGAAGGTTCGCAAGGCGATGCGCTCGCGGGTGTTGAACCCCGACTGGCTCGAGTCCATGGAGGAGCACGGCTACAAGGGCGCCGGCGACCTCTCGACGACAGTCGACGTGACGCTGGGGTGGGACGCCACGACCGGCGTCGTGAGCGACACCCTCTGGGCGGAGGTCGCCGAGAAGTTCGCCTTCGACGCGGATCGTCAGGAGTGGATGCGCGACGTCAATCCCTGGGCCCTCGAGTCCATCACGGACGCGCTGCTCGAGGCGATCGAGCGCGACCTCTGGGACGCAGACGAGGAGACGGTCGACCGCCTGTGCGACCTGAACCTCGAGGTCGAGGGCGATCTCGAGGCGCGGACGACCAACCCCGCTGTGGAGGTGGCGGACGATGACTGA